The following are from one region of the Thiocapsa rosea genome:
- a CDS encoding ABC transporter ATP-binding protein, protein MSAEAPTTLPSAAATSPPADAHILLDTVSVGYGETVIQHDLSFGVRRGDVFIIMGGSGSGKSTLMRSLSGLLAPQAGRILFDGESFWDAPLRERTRRMRRNGVMYQSGALWSSMTLEENVALPLEQYTDLRRSQIHDIAVYKLALVGLAAYCDYYPSEISGGMRKRVGVARAMALDPDILFFDEPSAGLDPLSARLLDDLILELRESLGTTMVVVTHDLASIFAIADDSVFLDAATQTMLTTGNPRDLREHCEIKLVRDFLSRGGE, encoded by the coding sequence ATGTCTGCCGAGGCTCCGACAACGCTGCCGAGCGCCGCGGCGACATCCCCGCCGGCGGATGCACATATCCTGCTCGATACCGTGTCGGTCGGCTACGGCGAGACGGTGATCCAGCACGATCTGAGCTTTGGTGTCCGGCGCGGCGATGTCTTCATCATCATGGGCGGCAGCGGCAGCGGCAAGAGTACCCTCATGCGCAGCTTGAGCGGACTCCTGGCACCGCAGGCCGGGCGAATCCTGTTCGATGGCGAGAGCTTCTGGGACGCGCCCCTACGCGAGCGCACCCGACGGATGCGTCGCAACGGGGTGATGTATCAAAGCGGCGCCCTCTGGAGCTCCATGACACTCGAAGAGAACGTTGCCCTGCCGCTCGAGCAATACACCGACCTGCGGCGCAGTCAAATCCACGACATCGCGGTCTACAAGCTGGCCTTGGTCGGGCTTGCGGCCTATTGCGACTACTATCCCTCCGAGATCAGCGGGGGGATGCGTAAACGCGTCGGGGTCGCCCGTGCGATGGCGCTGGATCCGGATATCCTCTTCTTCGACGAGCCTTCCGCGGGTTTGGATCCGCTGAGCGCGCGTCTGCTCGATGACTTGATCCTGGAGCTGCGCGAGAGTCTGGGGACAACCATGGTCGTCGTCACACACGATCTGGCCAGCATCTTTGCCATCGCGGACGACTCGGTGTTCCTCGACGCCGCCACGCAGACCATGCTGACCACGGGCAACCCCCGCGATCTGCGCGAGCATTGCGAGATCAAGCTCGTCCGTGATTTCTTGAGCCGAGGAGGCGAATGA
- a CDS encoding MlaE family ABC transporter permease: MRILVGAMTDVVSNPVKPQPAARIALARDQAGRVCVAIGGAWQLDAALPDLDRIDAELFAEPVPTAIAFETSDLVAWDSGLVSYLASLAWRCRERGIEVQEDGLPGGIQALLRLASTVPERRAEGRDEHADPFLMRFGQDFIDLARSTGEILAFIGEVALALRSMLSGRARFRRSELWLLVEEVGADALPIISLVSFLVGLILGYIGDQQLAQFGARIFVADLVGLAIVIQMGALITAIVLAGRTGAAFAAQLGSMQVNEEIDALRTMGISPVEFLVLPRLIALVAMTPLLAIYANLMGLLGGAFAGTVVGGLSPTEYFTQTVAAIGWNHITQGLISATVFGAIVAVSGCLRGMQSGRSAAAVGEATTSAVVTSIVFIVIASAGLTIVFDAIGLS, translated from the coding sequence ATGCGCATCCTTGTCGGTGCCATGACCGACGTCGTCTCCAATCCCGTCAAGCCGCAGCCCGCCGCGCGGATCGCGCTTGCGCGCGACCAGGCCGGCCGTGTGTGTGTGGCGATCGGCGGCGCTTGGCAGCTCGACGCGGCTCTGCCGGACCTGGATCGGATCGATGCCGAGCTGTTCGCCGAGCCGGTACCCACGGCTATCGCCTTCGAGACCTCCGATCTGGTCGCTTGGGACTCCGGCCTTGTGAGCTATCTGGCGTCCCTGGCATGGCGATGCCGGGAACGCGGCATCGAGGTGCAGGAGGATGGACTGCCCGGCGGGATTCAGGCCCTGTTGCGTTTGGCATCGACCGTGCCGGAGCGTCGCGCCGAGGGTCGCGACGAGCATGCCGATCCCTTTCTGATGCGTTTCGGTCAGGACTTTATTGATCTGGCCCGCTCCACCGGCGAGATCCTCGCCTTCATCGGCGAGGTCGCACTGGCACTGCGCTCGATGCTGTCGGGGCGCGCGCGTTTCCGGCGCTCCGAGCTGTGGCTGCTGGTCGAGGAGGTCGGTGCCGATGCCCTGCCGATCATCAGTCTCGTCAGCTTTCTGGTCGGACTCATCCTGGGCTATATCGGTGACCAGCAGTTGGCCCAATTCGGTGCACGGATCTTCGTGGCCGACCTGGTCGGGCTGGCCATCGTCATCCAGATGGGCGCGCTCATCACGGCGATCGTGCTCGCCGGGCGGACCGGGGCGGCCTTTGCGGCCCAACTCGGGAGCATGCAGGTGAACGAAGAGATCGATGCCCTGCGCACCATGGGGATCTCGCCGGTCGAGTTCTTGGTCTTGCCGCGACTGATTGCCTTGGTGGCCATGACGCCCCTCTTGGCGATCTATGCAAACCTCATGGGGCTTCTGGGCGGTGCCTTCGCCGGCACTGTGGTGGGTGGTCTCAGCCCGACCGAGTACTTCACTCAGACGGTTGCGGCGATCGGCTGGAACCACATCACGCAAGGCTTGATCAGCGCGACCGTCTTCGGGGCGATCGTCGCGGTGTCGGGGTGCCTGCGCGGGATGCAGAGCGGACGCAGCGCTGCCGCGGTCGGCGAGGCGACGACCTCGGCCGTGGTCACTTCGATCGTCTTCATCGTGATCGCCTCGGCGGGCCTCACCATCGTCTTCGACGCGATCGGGCTGTCGTAA
- the cbiM gene encoding cobalt transporter CbiM, producing MHIVDGVLGAPVLIGASMLAVAGVARGLSALDTESIPRAGLLTAVFFIASLIHVPVGPSSAHLMLTGLMGLLLGWAAFPAILVGLLLQAVFFGFGGLTVIGVNTLNLALPAVVIGLLAHRFLVRSDVSPRSATVLVIGFLVGALSFGVSAVSVAGVLALSGSEFLVAAKLILIVQIPVMLVEGAMTAATLRLLLTVRPELLPVVASDRLLTVERTTV from the coding sequence ATGCACATCGTCGACGGTGTTCTCGGTGCGCCGGTCTTGATCGGCGCATCCATGCTTGCGGTTGCCGGCGTCGCTCGGGGGTTGAGCGCGCTCGATACCGAGTCCATCCCGCGTGCCGGGCTTCTGACGGCCGTCTTTTTCATCGCATCTCTCATCCATGTACCGGTCGGTCCGTCGAGCGCCCATCTGATGCTGACCGGACTGATGGGCTTGCTGCTCGGCTGGGCCGCCTTTCCGGCGATCCTGGTCGGGTTGCTGCTGCAGGCGGTCTTTTTCGGGTTCGGCGGTCTGACCGTGATCGGGGTCAATACACTCAATCTAGCCCTTCCGGCGGTCGTGATCGGCTTGCTCGCGCATCGGTTCTTGGTGCGCTCGGACGTCTCTCCTCGCTCGGCGACGGTGCTCGTCATTGGTTTCCTCGTCGGTGCCTTGTCGTTCGGCGTGTCCGCCGTGTCGGTGGCCGGCGTCCTTGCGCTGAGCGGAAGCGAATTCCTGGTGGCGGCCAAATTGATCCTGATCGTTCAGATCCCGGTCATGCTCGTGGAAGGTGCGATGACCGCTGCGACCTTGCGTCTTCTCTTGACCGTGCGTCCCGAGCTGCTCCCGGTCGTTGCAAGCGATCGCCTTTTGACGGTCGAGCGTACGACCGTGTAG
- a CDS encoding DUF2076 domain-containing protein: protein MGQNEHSQDEQRLNEQRIIDDLFGKLRQAEHQTGARDPAAEQQIAAAVEHQPAAPYYMAQAILVQERALETLGQRVQELEQELASRPAGGGFLDSLFGAPNPRAGAPGIPAGRSLGRAFQTSGMQPGQANRAGGGFLGSALQTAVAVAGGVMMANLLTGLFTAEEAQAAEGAVEDPGLDSEYDQQMLDDGDMGDFDGFDDF, encoded by the coding sequence ATGGGCCAGAACGAGCACAGCCAAGACGAGCAGAGACTCAACGAGCAGCGGATCATCGACGACCTGTTCGGCAAGCTGAGGCAGGCCGAGCATCAGACCGGAGCGCGCGATCCGGCCGCAGAGCAGCAAATCGCCGCGGCGGTCGAGCATCAGCCGGCGGCGCCCTATTACATGGCCCAAGCGATCCTGGTCCAGGAACGTGCCCTCGAGACGCTTGGTCAACGGGTACAGGAGCTCGAGCAGGAGCTGGCGAGCCGACCGGCCGGGGGCGGCTTCCTCGACAGCCTGTTCGGAGCCCCGAATCCGCGTGCGGGTGCCCCGGGGATTCCGGCCGGCCGATCCTTGGGGCGTGCGTTTCAGACGAGCGGCATGCAGCCCGGCCAAGCCAACCGTGCGGGCGGCGGTTTCCTGGGATCGGCTCTCCAGACCGCGGTTGCGGTCGCCGGAGGCGTCATGATGGCCAACCTACTGACCGGCCTCTTCACCGCCGAGGAGGCGCAGGCAGCTGAGGGGGCTGTCGAGGACCCAGGGCTGGATTCGGAATACGACCAACAGATGCTGGACGACGGCGATATGGGCGACTTCGACGGCTTCGATGACTTCTGA
- the nikR gene encoding nickel-responsive transcriptional regulator NikR, producing MSTVEETDREETIRFSVSLPRALLDELDRRVVKKGYASRSELVRDLIRERIVEETWERGDVEVAGVLTIVYDHHQRELTQHILDIQHRQYIHVVATTHVHMDHHNCLETIIIRGMPAEIERMSLEIGGLRGVRFSELTRASRIQN from the coding sequence ATGTCTACTGTCGAGGAAACCGATCGCGAGGAGACCATCCGCTTCAGTGTCTCCCTGCCCCGCGCCCTGCTGGACGAGCTTGATCGACGCGTCGTCAAGAAGGGTTACGCCTCGCGCTCCGAGCTGGTGCGCGACCTGATCCGGGAGCGGATCGTGGAAGAGACCTGGGAGCGCGGCGACGTGGAGGTCGCGGGCGTGCTCACCATCGTCTACGACCATCATCAACGCGAGCTCACCCAGCACATTCTGGACATCCAGCATCGCCAGTACATCCACGTGGTCGCGACAACCCATGTCCACATGGACCATCACAACTGTCTGGAGACCATCATCATCCGCGGCATGCCAGCCGAGATCGAGCGGATGAGTCTGGAGATCGGGGGGTTGCGGGGGGTGCGGTTCTCGGAGTTGACGCGGGCCTCGCGCATCCAGAACTGA
- a CDS encoding transglutaminase family protein, with translation MRYQIERVCRIHFAAPAREHHVQIRLAPWDDESQSLLQIQLSVAPDAGVAACRDGFGNLSHHFAVMGAHRELAFTMRAEVETLRSNPFDFPVIAQARERAWIDDALHQAPRLWDFVLHQGPLTPALPDQICGHRVPILRDDRPLLDQVQEASAWIQSVTPFDPEVERPVRALPALFDAGRGCAADLAHLLIALMRQWSIPARFVSGYLDASYFDPDDEDPPGTEPREQRLHHWAEVLIPGGGWRGVDPSMGLLADATYMRVAVGRDAGDVQPLRQTCRSDGSVPELEETLAVTPIEPRPS, from the coding sequence GTGAGATATCAGATCGAGCGGGTTTGTCGGATCCACTTCGCGGCCCCTGCACGCGAGCACCACGTCCAGATCCGACTGGCGCCATGGGACGACGAGAGTCAGTCGCTCCTGCAGATCCAGCTCTCGGTGGCACCCGACGCCGGCGTTGCCGCCTGCCGGGACGGGTTTGGCAACCTCTCGCATCATTTCGCGGTGATGGGGGCGCACCGGGAGCTTGCCTTCACCATGCGGGCGGAGGTGGAGACCCTGCGCAGCAATCCTTTCGATTTCCCGGTGATTGCGCAGGCACGCGAACGCGCCTGGATCGACGACGCCCTCCATCAGGCGCCGCGCCTGTGGGACTTCGTCCTGCATCAAGGGCCACTGACCCCCGCGCTGCCCGATCAGATCTGCGGACACCGGGTGCCGATCCTGCGTGATGATCGACCACTCCTGGACCAGGTGCAGGAGGCGAGCGCATGGATTCAGTCGGTGACGCCGTTCGACCCGGAGGTCGAGCGGCCGGTGAGGGCACTGCCGGCGCTGTTCGATGCCGGGCGCGGCTGCGCCGCCGATCTGGCGCACCTCTTGATTGCCCTGATGCGACAGTGGTCCATCCCGGCGCGATTCGTCTCCGGGTATCTGGACGCAAGCTATTTCGACCCGGACGACGAAGATCCGCCGGGCACGGAACCCCGCGAGCAGAGGCTCCATCACTGGGCCGAGGTGCTGATCCCGGGTGGCGGCTGGCGGGGCGTCGACCCGTCGATGGGCCTGCTCGCCGACGCGACCTACATGCGGGTAGCCGTCGGGCGCGATGCAGGCGACGTGCAACCGCTGCGGCAGACCTGCCGCAGCGACGGATCGGTGCCGGAGCTCGAAGAAACCCTAGCCGTCACGCCGATTGAACCGCGTCCGTCATGA
- a CDS encoding alpha-E domain-containing protein has product MLSRIAESLYWMTRHLERADNTARVLDINVVYMLEADEGATEEMQWRPLLTIMGADELYEELHPDGRVTVQRVIHLLTQDRNNPGSLLLSLKLARENARVVRDRISSEMWEALNELWLSADKHLKTTLQPWRAAEFYAFIHRQVAAFFGLTQSTMMRGQAYGFMALGSLQERADMTARILDTRYHLLLPDLKLVGSPLDYYQWGALLKSLSGFEAYRRKYQGGIRPIDVVEFVVLDTDFPRSLAYCVDGMERALERIGNLPDGAVPERLAALRRHLDGATPQGILDLGLHEYLDDFLGLLADLGAALQSDYFEAHLGDDAQ; this is encoded by the coding sequence ATGTTGAGTCGTATTGCGGAGTCGCTGTACTGGATGACCCGGCACCTGGAGCGCGCGGACAACACCGCGCGCGTGCTGGACATCAATGTCGTTTACATGCTCGAGGCCGACGAGGGTGCGACCGAGGAGATGCAATGGCGTCCCTTGCTCACCATCATGGGTGCCGACGAACTCTACGAGGAGCTGCATCCTGACGGGCGCGTGACGGTGCAGCGCGTCATCCATCTGCTTACCCAGGACCGCAACAATCCGGGTTCGCTCCTGCTCAGTCTGAAGCTCGCGCGCGAGAACGCGCGGGTGGTGCGCGATCGCATCTCGAGCGAGATGTGGGAGGCGCTCAACGAGCTGTGGCTCTCCGCCGACAAGCATCTGAAGACGACGCTGCAGCCTTGGCGTGCGGCCGAGTTCTACGCCTTCATCCATCGCCAGGTCGCGGCCTTCTTCGGTCTGACCCAGAGCACCATGATGCGCGGCCAAGCCTATGGCTTCATGGCGCTCGGCAGCCTCCAGGAGCGCGCGGACATGACCGCGCGTATCCTGGATACGCGTTACCACCTGCTGCTGCCGGATCTGAAGCTCGTCGGCTCGCCGTTGGACTACTACCAGTGGGGCGCGCTGCTCAAGTCGCTCTCCGGTTTCGAGGCGTATCGCAGAAAATATCAGGGCGGCATCCGCCCGATCGACGTGGTTGAATTCGTGGTGCTCGACACGGATTTCCCACGTTCGCTCGCCTACTGTGTGGACGGTATGGAACGCGCGCTCGAGCGCATCGGGAACCTACCGGACGGAGCGGTACCCGAGCGTCTCGCGGCGCTGCGTCGTCATCTCGACGGCGCAACCCCTCAAGGGATTCTCGATCTCGGTCTGCACGAGTATCTCGATGACTTCCTGGGGCTCTTGGCCGATCTCGGCGCGGCGTTGCAGAGTGACTATTTCGAGGCGCACCTCGGGGATGATGCTCAGTGA
- a CDS encoding circularly permuted type 2 ATP-grasp protein, producing the protein MLRQFQSGGAGQIQMQRAGQSMAYHEFYQDDFRPREHYLPMWEHIQTTGQQILGAKARDAHLTLHTEGVTFTVYSNDEEGIERVWPFDILPRIITAIEWAQIEAGLKQRIRALNLFLKDLYHGQRILKDGVVPPELIYRGKDFRREIMDITPPHDIYTHISGVDLIRDEDGRYLVLEDNLRTPSGVSYMIENRIVERRILPEFFARYRVRRVEHYPALLLQALRHLSPRGAEDATIVVLTPGIFNSAYFEHTFLAKEMGVELAEGRDLVCKNDKVYLKTTQGLRQVDVVYRRVDDDFLDPLVFRSDSELGVAGIINAWRAGNVALANAPGAGIADDKAVYAYVPDIIRYYLGESPILPSVPTYQMTDHQDRMYVLDNMEKMVIKAVAESGGYGMLMGPSSTTAQRAEFARKIEENPRNYIAQPVIQLSRHICYLDGELESRHLDLRPFSIYGSDIEVVPGGLTRVAMTKGSLVVNSSQGGGSKDTWVLAD; encoded by the coding sequence ATGCTTAGACAATTCCAATCCGGCGGTGCCGGCCAGATCCAGATGCAACGCGCGGGACAATCGATGGCCTACCACGAGTTCTATCAGGACGACTTTCGTCCGCGCGAACACTACCTGCCGATGTGGGAGCACATCCAGACCACCGGCCAGCAGATCCTCGGGGCCAAGGCACGCGATGCCCATCTGACGCTGCACACCGAAGGGGTGACCTTCACCGTTTACTCCAACGACGAGGAGGGGATCGAGCGCGTCTGGCCCTTCGACATCCTCCCGCGCATCATCACCGCCATCGAGTGGGCGCAGATCGAGGCCGGACTCAAACAGCGTATCCGCGCCTTGAATCTCTTCCTGAAGGATCTCTATCACGGTCAGCGGATCCTCAAGGACGGCGTCGTGCCGCCCGAGCTGATCTACCGTGGCAAGGACTTTCGGCGCGAGATCATGGACATCACCCCGCCGCACGACATCTACACCCACATCAGCGGGGTCGATCTGATCCGCGACGAGGACGGTCGCTATCTGGTGCTCGAGGACAACCTGCGCACCCCGTCCGGTGTGTCCTACATGATCGAGAACCGGATCGTGGAGCGGCGCATCCTGCCCGAGTTCTTCGCGCGCTATCGGGTCCGCCGCGTCGAGCACTATCCGGCGCTGTTGCTGCAGGCCCTGCGTCATCTCTCGCCGCGCGGTGCGGAGGACGCGACCATCGTGGTCCTCACGCCCGGGATCTTCAACTCGGCCTATTTCGAGCACACCTTTCTCGCCAAGGAGATGGGTGTGGAGCTGGCCGAGGGGCGCGATCTGGTCTGCAAGAACGACAAGGTCTATCTCAAGACCACGCAGGGCCTGCGTCAGGTCGATGTCGTGTATCGGCGGGTCGACGACGACTTCCTCGACCCGCTGGTGTTCCGCTCGGACTCCGAGCTGGGCGTGGCCGGGATCATCAACGCCTGGCGGGCCGGCAACGTCGCCTTGGCCAATGCACCGGGGGCGGGCATCGCCGACGACAAGGCAGTCTATGCCTATGTCCCGGACATCATCCGCTACTACCTCGGCGAGTCACCCATCCTGCCGAGCGTGCCGACCTATCAGATGACCGATCACCAGGACCGGATGTATGTGCTCGACAATATGGAGAAGATGGTCATCAAGGCGGTCGCCGAATCCGGCGGCTACGGGATGCTGATGGGACCCTCGTCCACGACGGCGCAGCGCGCGGAGTTTGCCCGCAAGATCGAGGAGAACCCGCGCAACTACATCGCCCAGCCGGTGATCCAGCTCTCGCGCCATATCTGCTATCTCGACGGCGAGCTGGAGTCGCGTCATCTGGATCTGCGTCCCTTCAGCATCTACGGCAGCGATATCGAGGTGGTCCCGGGGGGCTTGACCCGGGTCGCCATGACTAAGGGATCCTTGGTCGTAAACTCCTCGCAGGGCGGGGGCAGTAAAGACACCTGGGTGCTGGCCGACTAA
- a CDS encoding potassium channel family protein — translation MRFVFIGSGTLAVLTGRMLVERGHEVVIVERDPETIERLRDELDVGFIHGDGTRPAILREADPENTDLLFCLTHDDQSNIIASLVARSLGYRRVVTKIEDPDLEHICSELGLADSLVPMHTVGRYLADMAEGQDIIAISDILRGDTRIFSFKVDEASATALEKLSIPDVARAICIYRNGEELKFADPQMRLHVGDEVVLLTRARSLKALRQRFG, via the coding sequence ATGCGATTCGTCTTCATCGGCAGCGGAACCCTCGCGGTGCTCACCGGCCGGATGCTCGTGGAGCGCGGTCACGAGGTCGTTATCGTCGAGCGCGATCCGGAGACGATCGAGCGGCTTCGTGACGAGCTCGACGTGGGTTTCATTCACGGCGACGGGACTCGGCCGGCGATCCTGCGCGAGGCCGATCCCGAGAATACCGATCTGCTCTTCTGCCTGACCCACGACGATCAGTCCAACATCATCGCCAGCTTGGTGGCGCGCTCCCTCGGCTACCGACGGGTCGTGACCAAGATCGAGGATCCGGACCTGGAGCATATCTGCTCCGAGCTGGGTCTCGCCGACTCGCTGGTGCCGATGCACACCGTCGGCCGTTATCTCGCCGACATGGCCGAGGGTCAGGACATCATCGCCATCTCCGACATCCTGCGCGGCGACACCCGGATCTTTTCCTTCAAGGTCGACGAGGCGTCGGCGACGGCGCTGGAGAAGCTGTCCATCCCGGATGTCGCGCGCGCCATCTGCATCTATCGCAACGGCGAGGAGCTCAAGTTCGCCGATCCCCAGATGCGTCTCCATGTCGGGGACGAAGTGGTGTTGTTGACGCGGGCGCGGAGTCTGAAAGCACTCCGTCAGCGGTTCGGGTAG
- a CDS encoding TrkH family potassium uptake protein yields the protein MSFHPAVKPLMQPVRPAMVLHHLGQIALILAVLFSVPLAFAAATGDWELARRLLIAALLPALALGACARIRPSDRPLQANEALVITALTFIIAAALMTYPLAAEGLSPLDAWFESVSGVTTTGLSLVPDPELRSDAFLFTRAWMQWFGGLGIVVLSLALAFGRTEDMRRLADAGADEDSLAQGTRIHARRAFAIYVLLTVAGLLLVQPTDLPPFDALIHTLAAISTGGFGGVSDSLAGFGRGAHFALFAVSLLGALPLFLYYRAWRSGVVSLRSDPELRALIIAVVLVAVLLWWLGGLSPADALLQAGSAQTTTGFATLDLSAMDPAAKGVLIFSMATGGGVGSTAGGIKLLRLLILIRMIQLAVMRAQLPRHAVIQPAIGGRTLDGLQIEHALVLILLFVLLVLGSWMAFLVAGYPALDALFEVVSATATVGLSVGITDPDLEPGLKLLLSLNMLAGRLEIIALLVLLFPGTWYKP from the coding sequence ATGTCCTTCCACCCCGCAGTTAAGCCGCTCATGCAGCCGGTTCGTCCGGCGATGGTGCTGCATCACCTGGGTCAGATTGCGTTGATTCTGGCGGTGCTCTTTTCGGTGCCGTTGGCCTTCGCGGCGGCGACCGGTGACTGGGAGTTGGCGCGGCGCCTCCTGATCGCGGCGCTGCTGCCGGCCTTGGCGCTCGGCGCCTGTGCTCGGATCCGCCCGAGCGACCGGCCCCTGCAGGCCAACGAGGCGCTGGTGATCACGGCCTTGACCTTCATCATCGCGGCGGCGCTCATGACCTATCCTCTCGCCGCGGAGGGTCTGTCGCCTTTGGATGCCTGGTTCGAGTCGGTCTCGGGCGTGACGACCACTGGTCTTAGTCTGGTGCCGGATCCCGAGCTGCGCTCCGATGCCTTCCTCTTCACGCGCGCTTGGATGCAGTGGTTCGGCGGCTTGGGCATCGTCGTCTTGTCCCTCGCCCTGGCCTTCGGGAGGACCGAGGACATGCGTCGCCTGGCCGACGCCGGGGCGGACGAGGACAGTCTAGCTCAAGGGACGCGGATCCATGCCCGGCGTGCCTTTGCGATCTATGTGCTGCTCACGGTCGCCGGCTTGCTGCTGGTCCAGCCGACGGATCTGCCGCCCTTCGACGCACTCATCCATACGCTGGCCGCGATCTCGACCGGGGGGTTCGGCGGTGTCTCCGACAGTTTGGCCGGCTTCGGCCGAGGCGCTCATTTCGCGCTCTTTGCCGTGTCGCTGCTCGGCGCCTTGCCGCTCTTTTTGTATTACAGGGCTTGGAGGTCCGGTGTCGTCTCTCTGCGGTCCGATCCCGAGCTTCGGGCACTGATCATCGCCGTCGTACTGGTGGCGGTTCTGCTCTGGTGGCTCGGGGGCCTGTCGCCCGCGGACGCGCTGCTCCAGGCCGGCTCCGCCCAGACCACGACCGGATTTGCGACGCTGGATCTGAGCGCGATGGATCCGGCCGCCAAAGGTGTCCTGATCTTCTCGATGGCCACCGGCGGCGGTGTCGGCTCGACCGCCGGCGGCATCAAGCTCCTCCGCCTGCTGATCCTGATTCGTATGATCCAGCTCGCCGTGATGCGTGCTCAACTGCCGCGTCATGCCGTGATCCAGCCGGCGATCGGCGGCCGAACCCTCGACGGTCTCCAGATCGAGCATGCCCTGGTGCTGATCCTGCTGTTCGTATTGCTGGTGCTCGGGTCATGGATGGCCTTTCTCGTCGCCGGCTATCCGGCGCTGGATGCACTCTTCGAAGTGGTGTCGGCTACGGCGACGGTCGGCCTGTCGGTGGGGATCACAGATCCCGATCTCGAGCCCGGACTCAAGCTGCTGCTGAGCCTGAACATGTTGGCGGGGCGCCTGGAGATCATCGCCTTGCTGGTCCTGCTGTTTCCAGGGACTTGGTATAAGCCTTGA
- a CDS encoding type I restriction enzyme HsdR N-terminal domain-containing protein — protein MLRTRQASLQRRGGRAAALHRILVEHYGYSLDQLDQARRTQHGHKNRRADIVIWESAADKAANRVPVMVVECTTDSIEIQERDYYFRAAPLACLRSGLKSCTTFRPNPVTGEILSHDREAPTPEESGSCCGSDREGD, from the coding sequence GTGCTCCGGACGCGTCAAGCTAGCCTTCAACGCCGAGGAGGTCGTGCGGCAGCCCTTCACCGCATCCTGGTCGAGCACTACGGTTACAGCCTGGATCAGTTGGATCAGGCGCGCCGGACCCAGCACGGGCACAAGAACCGGCGTGCCGACATCGTGATCTGGGAGTCAGCTGCGGACAAAGCGGCCAACCGCGTGCCGGTGATGGTGGTCGAGTGCACGACCGACAGCATTGAGATCCAGGAGCGCGACTACTACTTCCGAGCGGCTCCATTGGCGTGCCTACGATCTGGACTGAAGAGCTGCACGACCTTCAGGCCCAACCCGGTGACCGGCGAGATTCTGAGCCACGATCGCGAAGCCCCCACGCCGGAGGAGTCGGGGTCCTGCTGCGGATCGGATCGGGAGGGGGACTGA
- a CDS encoding NYN domain-containing protein has product MLRVAEPASSGPIRVALYIDADNQSPQTASSLVDLLCAGLGARIVHATIAGNSDGKVSAGWSANLREQIPALPISMIVVPCRKDAADAALILALGADIADHLRLGTRVVLVSRDALLLAAAERARSAGCRIYVAYSDSGSLTARDPGLTTFLLPALSASGAQAEKPPLVTFVPKAPAEPSAPKAEVAKVIAQVRGMCKQQPGGGYSATDVGQALAKIGYKTPAERKRVIATFPGLRERGAHPHKLLVF; this is encoded by the coding sequence ATGCTCAGGGTCGCCGAGCCTGCCTCATCAGGACCGATCCGGGTCGCCCTCTATATCGACGCGGATAATCAATCGCCGCAGACTGCATCCTCGCTTGTTGATTTGCTGTGCGCTGGACTGGGCGCACGCATCGTTCATGCGACGATTGCGGGGAACTCCGACGGAAAAGTCAGCGCGGGCTGGTCGGCAAACCTGCGCGAGCAGATTCCCGCCCTGCCGATTAGTATGATTGTTGTGCCCTGCCGCAAGGATGCGGCGGACGCCGCTCTGATTCTGGCTCTGGGGGCTGATATTGCCGACCACCTTCGGCTCGGCACCCGTGTCGTGTTGGTCTCTCGCGATGCATTACTCCTTGCCGCAGCTGAGCGTGCCAGATCGGCCGGGTGCCGGATCTATGTGGCTTACAGCGACTCCGGAAGCCTAACCGCGCGAGATCCTGGGCTCACGACCTTTTTGCTCCCGGCACTTTCTGCCTCGGGCGCACAAGCAGAGAAGCCGCCGCTGGTTACGTTCGTGCCTAAAGCACCTGCGGAACCATCCGCACCGAAAGCAGAGGTTGCAAAGGTGATCGCTCAGGTGCGAGGCATGTGTAAACAACAGCCTGGAGGCGGATACAGCGCAACGGATGTTGGACAAGCCCTCGCAAAAATCGGTTACAAGACACCCGCTGAGCGCAAACGAGTCATCGCGACCTTTCCCGGACTTCGGGAACGAGGAGCCCACCCCCACAAGCTACTGGTCTTCTAA